A single genomic interval of Ovis aries strain OAR_USU_Benz2616 breed Rambouillet chromosome 9, ARS-UI_Ramb_v3.0, whole genome shotgun sequence harbors:
- the ZNF623 gene encoding zinc finger protein 623 → MELTAPTSGRGPDPRLGRLLGNLDAQSLRSCTSQEGGFQQVTVTHWKIQTAEGAQVGSKSEGSPLLSPDLLLLQRELIEGEAPQHEACGSFPFNPGLARHQASHAGEKAHRCDECGKGFSQSSHLVEHHHAHGEERLYVCNACGKDFVLYTDLMEHQKVHTGERPFKCAQCGKAFCHSSDLIRHQRVHTRERPFECKECGKGFSQSSLLIRHQRIHTGERPYECNECGKAFIRSSSLIRHFQVHTEVRQYECQDCGKAFRHRSDLIEHQRIHTGERPFECNECGKAFIRSSKLIQHQRIHTGERPYVCNECGKRFSQTSNFTQHQRIHTGEKLYECNECGKAFFLSSYLIRHQKIHTGERVYECKECGKAFLQKAHLTEHQKIHSGDRPFECKDCGKAFIQSSKLLLHQIIHTGEKPYVCSYCGKGFIQRSNFLQHQKIHTEEKLYECSQYGKEFTPPPDFNSSQEAPQEGLPLSQTAVHLGETCGGLEGHTDF, encoded by the coding sequence ATGGAGCTCACAGCCCCCACGTCTGGGAGGGGCCCTGACCCCAGACTCGGGAGGCTTTTAGGAAACCTGGATGCACAGAGCCTGCGGAGCTGCACCTCGCAGGAAGGGGGTTTCCAGCAGGTGACAGTCACCCACTGGAAGATACAAACGGCAGAGGGAGCACAGGTGGGGAGTAAGTCTGAGGGGAGCCCTCTCCTGAGCCCAGACCTCCTCCTGCTTCAGAGAGAGTTGATCGAGGGGGAGGCCCCCCAGCACGAGGCCTGTGGCAGCTTCCCGTTCAACCCAGGCCTGGCCAGACATCAGGCTTCTCATGCTGGGGAGAAAGCTCACAGGTGTGATGAGTGTGGGAAGGGCTTCAGCCAGAGCTCCCACCTGGTGGAGCATCACCATGCTCATGGCGAGGAGAGGCTGTATGTGTGTAATGCGTGTGGCAAGGACTTCGTTCTCTACACGGATCTCATGGAGCATCAGAAAGTACACACGGGAGAAAGGCCCTTCAAGTGCGCTCAGTGTGGGAAGGCATTCTGTCACAGCTCAGACCTGATCCGCCACCAGCGGGTCCACACCCGCGAGAGGCCCTTTGAGTGCAAGGAGTGTGGGAAGGGCTTCAGCCAGAGCTCATTGCTCATCCGGCACCAGAGGATTCACACAGGGGAGCGGCCGTACGAGTGCAACGAGTGCGGCAAGGCCTTCATCCGGAGCTCCAGCCTCATCCGGCACTTCCAGGTCCACACAGAGGTGAGGCAGTACGAGTGCCAGGACTGTGGCAAGGCCTTCCGCCACCGCTCAGACCTCATTGAGCACCAGAGGATCCACACCGGGGAGCGGCCCTTCGAGTGCAacgagtgtggcaaggccttcaTCCGGAGCTCAAAGCTCATCCAGCACCAGCGCATCCACACCGGGGAGCGGCCATACGTCTGCAACGAGTGTGGGAAGCGCTTCAGCCAGACGTCCAACTTCACGCAACACCAGAGGATCCACACCGGGGAGAAGCTCTACGAGTGCAATGAGTGTGGGAAGGCCTTCTTCCTGAGTTCCTACCTTATTCGACACCAGAAGATCCACACCGGGGAGAGGGTGTACGAGTGCAAGGAGTGTGGGAAAGCCTTTCTCCAGAAAGCACACCTCACTGAGCACCAGAAGATCCACTCTGGGGACAGGCCCTTCGAGTGCAAGGACTGCGGGAAAGCCTTTATTCAGAGCTCAAAGCTACTCCTGCACCAGAttattcacactggagagaaaccctatgtGTGCAGTTATTGTGGGAAAGGCTTCATTCAGAGGTCAAACTTCCTTCAGCACCAGAAGATCCACACTGAGGAGAAACTCTACGAGTGTAGTCAGTATGGGAAAGAGttcaccccacccccagactTTAACAGCAGTCAGGAGGCTCCCCAGGAGGGCCTTCCCTTAAGTCAGACAGCCGTACACTTGGGGGAGACGTGTGGAGGCCTGGAGGGGCATACAGACTTCTAA